The proteins below come from a single Roseiconus lacunae genomic window:
- a CDS encoding FAD-binding oxidoreductase codes for MTELRSLAEVLPPGRVSDDPSFRAAFESDGLTAFRKRPLGVVIPESQDEVIHAVRWCDRHRVPFVARGSGTSLSGGSMPVDDGIVISLNKLRRIFKVDPDNRIAVVEPGVINLHVSNAAAPHGLYYAPDPSSQKICTLGGNIAFNSGGAHCLKYGMTSNHVIGMKVVTANGEVAHFGGESVESIGADMTGLFCGSEGLFGIALEITLRLLPRPECFHTVLIGYRSLRDAGDAVSAVIDAGLLPGAMEIMESLAIEAAEAATACGYPRGAAAVLIVELEGPRERIELEKQQLHEVIARTNAFETVVAANSAQRDAIWGGRKSAFSAVGKLSPDFLVQDGVVPRKRLGEALEKIQQFSEASGLRCANVFHAGDGNLHPLILFDDSIEGQLEQAEALAGQILSLCVEMGGSITGEHGVGIEKREFLSQMYDPPSMAVMHRVRHAFDPHHVANPGKMFPHGDDGREEITKPKTKATSSATCPPDLREPIEVDSPEQLRQAIADLDQVLVVGNQTKSPLSQFVNVPLLTTRTISGMTEYEPSEFTFSALAGTPVKQIVRELAKQRQYLPFDPLLVESGATIGGTVAAGLSGPGRHRYGGLRDFVLGATFVDGDATVIKSGGRVVKNAAGFDLPKLFVGSCGRLAAMTELTFKVFPKPVELHSYYHRCKDHASALRLVAGLARGRWELDAIDYDASNRAIWIRIGTTIGVAKAMLEDIHQVLSVTFQAIERDRIESSPPTPWLESGQFGWPERQPNSLVCQIPTSIEKAGYLAHWCDQQCGPKSPQLFVSVAGAVGWLACDTLSLESLNQFLKQHSMKALVITSALSAADMSAFRHPVIASTESQPIDLAVKGSLDRVARFPNLI; via the coding sequence ATGACCGAACTTCGCTCGCTCGCAGAAGTGTTGCCGCCCGGTCGTGTCAGCGATGATCCTTCGTTTCGTGCCGCCTTTGAATCGGATGGGTTGACCGCGTTTCGAAAACGTCCGTTGGGTGTGGTGATTCCTGAATCGCAGGACGAAGTGATCCACGCCGTTCGCTGGTGCGATCGGCATCGTGTCCCATTCGTCGCTCGTGGTAGCGGAACGAGTTTGTCGGGAGGTTCAATGCCGGTCGATGATGGCATCGTGATCTCGCTCAATAAGCTGCGCCGGATTTTCAAAGTCGATCCGGACAACCGTATCGCCGTCGTTGAGCCGGGCGTCATCAACCTGCACGTCTCAAATGCCGCCGCACCGCATGGTTTGTACTATGCCCCGGATCCGTCGAGTCAAAAGATCTGCACGCTCGGTGGGAACATCGCTTTTAACTCGGGCGGTGCACATTGCTTGAAGTACGGCATGACCAGTAATCACGTCATAGGGATGAAGGTCGTTACCGCAAACGGCGAAGTCGCTCACTTCGGTGGCGAATCGGTTGAATCAATCGGCGCCGACATGACGGGGTTGTTCTGTGGAAGCGAGGGGTTGTTTGGGATCGCACTTGAGATCACGCTGCGGCTTTTGCCACGTCCGGAATGTTTTCATACCGTACTGATTGGCTATCGATCGTTGCGCGACGCCGGAGACGCTGTCTCTGCGGTGATCGATGCTGGTCTCTTGCCTGGCGCAATGGAAATCATGGAATCGTTGGCGATCGAAGCCGCCGAGGCTGCGACCGCATGTGGTTATCCTCGAGGTGCCGCTGCAGTGCTGATCGTCGAACTCGAAGGCCCTCGTGAGCGGATCGAGCTTGAAAAGCAACAACTTCACGAAGTCATCGCTCGTACAAACGCATTCGAAACCGTCGTGGCCGCCAACAGCGCCCAGCGTGATGCGATTTGGGGAGGACGCAAAAGTGCGTTTTCCGCTGTCGGTAAGCTAAGTCCCGATTTTCTGGTTCAGGATGGCGTCGTCCCCCGCAAACGGCTCGGCGAAGCACTCGAGAAAATTCAACAGTTCTCCGAAGCATCGGGATTACGATGCGCAAATGTCTTTCATGCCGGTGACGGCAACTTGCATCCGCTGATTCTATTTGATGATTCGATTGAGGGACAACTAGAACAAGCCGAAGCACTTGCCGGGCAAATCCTCTCCCTTTGTGTCGAAATGGGAGGCTCGATCACCGGCGAACATGGCGTGGGAATCGAGAAACGCGAATTCCTTTCGCAGATGTACGATCCGCCTTCAATGGCCGTGATGCACCGAGTCCGCCATGCCTTCGACCCACATCATGTCGCAAATCCGGGGAAAATGTTTCCCCACGGTGACGACGGACGCGAGGAGATTACGAAACCAAAGACGAAAGCGACGTCGTCTGCGACGTGTCCACCAGACCTGCGGGAGCCGATCGAAGTTGACTCCCCGGAACAACTGCGTCAAGCGATCGCGGATCTCGATCAAGTTCTGGTCGTTGGTAATCAAACCAAGTCGCCGCTCTCTCAATTCGTTAACGTACCTCTATTGACGACCCGCACGATCAGCGGAATGACGGAGTACGAACCATCGGAGTTCACGTTTTCGGCACTCGCCGGGACACCGGTCAAACAGATCGTCCGAGAGCTTGCAAAGCAACGGCAGTACTTGCCCTTCGATCCTTTGTTGGTTGAATCGGGCGCGACGATCGGCGGAACGGTTGCGGCCGGACTGAGTGGTCCCGGTCGTCATCGCTACGGCGGGCTTCGCGATTTTGTCCTGGGCGCGACTTTTGTTGATGGCGACGCGACGGTCATTAAATCTGGCGGACGCGTCGTGAAAAATGCTGCCGGGTTTGACCTTCCAAAACTATTCGTTGGCAGTTGTGGGCGACTGGCCGCGATGACCGAATTGACATTCAAGGTTTTCCCCAAGCCGGTCGAACTGCACTCGTATTACCACCGCTGTAAAGACCATGCTTCGGCGTTGCGTTTGGTCGCCGGTCTTGCCCGTGGTCGGTGGGAATTGGACGCGATTGACTACGACGCGAGCAATCGTGCGATCTGGATTCGGATCGGCACGACCATCGGTGTCGCCAAAGCGATGCTCGAAGATATACATCAGGTCTTGTCGGTTACGTTTCAAGCGATCGAGAGAGATCGGATTGAATCGTCGCCACCGACGCCGTGGCTGGAATCGGGACAGTTTGGCTGGCCTGAGCGTCAGCCGAACAGCCTGGTTTGTCAGATCCCGACATCGATCGAAAAAGCGGGATACCTCGCACATTGGTGTGATCAACAATGCGGTCCGAAATCGCCACAGTTGTTTGTTAGCGTTGCCGGGGCTGTCGGTTGGCTCGCCTGTGACACGCTATCGCTGGAATCGCTCAATCAGTTTTTGAAACAGCATTCGATGAAGGCATTGGTAATCACGAGTGCGTTATCGGCCGCCGATATGTCAGCGTTTAGACACCCCGTCATCGCATCGACAGAGTCGCAACCGATTGATTTAGCCGTCAAAGGTTCGCTCGATCGAGTCGCACGTTTTCCTAATTTGATTTAA
- a CDS encoding pyridoxal-phosphate-dependent aminotransferase family protein encodes MVAPLYPRQRLLMGPGPSTVPARILKAISSPTLGHLDPQYIGFMDETCEMIRQVYRTSNALSFPVSGTGMAGMETIMVNLVEPGDEAIVMVNGVFGGRMKDVLSRCGARVHSVEVPWGESFSRQHFADAVKEHPNAKLLAVVHAETSTGALQDLSEVGDIVHRAGMLLAVDAVTSIGGHELRVDDWGIDAIYSGTQKCLSCPPGLSPVSFSPRAIEVIEARKSPVQSWYLDVTMLKNYYTGAGGRAYHHTAPINMVYALREALSIVLEEGLDERVERHRQMHQRLRQGLESLGLKYIPEHSLHTLNCVSVPEGIDEAAVRKRLLDEYDIEIGGGLGVFAGKAWRIGLMGESASEKNILTLLAALEQCLQS; translated from the coding sequence ATGGTTGCCCCGCTTTATCCTCGCCAGCGTCTCTTGATGGGGCCCGGTCCGAGTACCGTTCCCGCACGCATATTGAAGGCCATCTCCTCCCCCACTCTGGGGCATCTTGATCCACAGTACATTGGATTCATGGATGAAACATGCGAGATGATTCGTCAAGTTTATCGCACCAGCAATGCATTGTCGTTCCCCGTATCCGGGACCGGGATGGCCGGAATGGAAACGATCATGGTGAACTTGGTCGAACCCGGTGACGAAGCAATCGTGATGGTCAACGGCGTCTTCGGCGGTCGGATGAAAGACGTACTCAGCCGTTGCGGGGCTCGAGTGCATTCGGTGGAAGTCCCTTGGGGGGAGAGTTTTTCGCGACAGCACTTCGCCGACGCCGTCAAAGAACATCCGAACGCCAAATTGCTAGCCGTCGTTCACGCCGAAACGTCCACCGGCGCGCTGCAAGATCTCTCGGAAGTCGGTGACATTGTCCACCGAGCCGGAATGCTGTTGGCCGTTGACGCCGTAACTTCGATCGGCGGTCACGAGCTAAGAGTCGATGACTGGGGGATCGATGCAATTTATTCGGGAACCCAGAAATGTCTGTCCTGCCCACCGGGGCTCTCACCGGTATCGTTTTCGCCACGCGCCATAGAAGTGATCGAAGCCCGCAAGTCACCCGTGCAAAGCTGGTACCTGGACGTAACCATGCTTAAGAATTATTACACCGGTGCCGGAGGGCGAGCCTATCATCACACAGCTCCGATCAACATGGTTTATGCCCTCCGCGAAGCGCTCTCGATTGTGCTCGAAGAAGGACTTGACGAACGCGTCGAACGCCATCGCCAAATGCACCAGCGACTGCGGCAAGGTCTCGAGTCACTCGGACTGAAGTACATCCCCGAACATTCGCTGCACACGCTCAATTGCGTCTCTGTTCCCGAAGGAATCGACGAAGCGGCAGTGCGAAAACGATTGCTCGATGAGTACGACATCGAAATCGGAGGCGGGCTCGGTGTGTTCGCCGGGAAGGCTTGGCGGATTGGATTGATGGGAGAATCGGCATCCGAGAAAAACATCCTGACACTTCTCGCGGCGCTCGAACAATGTCTTCAATCATGA
- a CDS encoding SlyX family protein encodes MKDHSDRIIELESQLAHLQRQYDELNQVVIDQTRDIQRLLKQALKWEQDLDRLKHAVEPRGELADEKPPHY; translated from the coding sequence ATGAAAGATCATTCAGATCGGATCATCGAATTGGAATCGCAACTCGCACACTTGCAGCGTCAGTATGACGAATTAAATCAAGTGGTGATCGATCAAACGCGAGATATTCAGCGTTTGCTAAAGCAAGCACTCAAGTGGGAACAAGATCTTGATCGGTTGAAACATGCCGTCGAACCACGCGGCGAGTTGGCCGATGAAAAACCACCTCACTATTGA
- a CDS encoding OPT family oligopeptide transporter, producing MSETTNPYASHPTENGGDSNGPKTNDSRAELTLRVIVLGLLLAVIMGAANVYVGLKAGMTVSASIPAAVMAMLLFKLLFKRSSILEANQVQTCASAGESLAAGIIFTMPAMILIGHWQSFDFWTVTIVALTGGLLGILFMIPMRRVFVSNNEDLPYPEGIACAAVLEAGESGQHGAAARLIAGGLLGGLFKIIAGFLGLVTETLQAATATGGRIFYFGGDLSPMLVAVGFIVRLNVAVLVFIGGTLGWLIGIPLLGGASETESAIDGAWRIWSSEVRYVGVGAMVVGGLSSLIAVRAGLKAAVTELWSGFGGKQEKKLAGDQDLPVPIIVGLALVCTAMLAVINYRFTDSMGVTILSTVVMLAMGFFFTAVASYIVGLVGNSNSPVSGMTITAVLVAGGMLWLYGSSGTEAMVSTLGIAAIVCCVACTSGDVCNDLKTGSIVGATPFRQQMMQIAGVFVAAFVMAPVLTLLHENTEGGIGGEKLAAPQASLFASLAKGFSGESELPWHLIGVGAAIGGVILVIDEVMKRRSNHRAHLMPIAVGMYLPFGLATPILIGGLIAHLATRGRPKDEHDKILHPGILFASGVIAGEALTAVGLAGLAAIGITSYELGLPAGMQLAFSLIVAALIIGSFVSMTRSSLRSGQ from the coding sequence ATGTCAGAGACGACGAATCCCTACGCGAGTCACCCGACGGAAAACGGTGGCGATAGTAACGGGCCGAAGACAAATGATTCCCGTGCAGAATTAACCCTGCGTGTGATCGTCCTCGGGTTACTACTGGCCGTCATCATGGGTGCGGCCAATGTCTATGTCGGATTAAAAGCTGGGATGACCGTTTCGGCATCGATCCCCGCCGCCGTCATGGCGATGCTGTTGTTTAAGTTGTTGTTCAAGCGTTCGAGTATCCTTGAAGCAAACCAGGTCCAAACCTGCGCCTCGGCGGGTGAGTCATTGGCGGCAGGCATCATCTTCACGATGCCCGCGATGATTTTGATCGGGCACTGGCAATCATTTGATTTTTGGACGGTGACGATCGTCGCACTTACCGGTGGCTTGTTGGGCATTCTGTTTATGATCCCGATGCGCCGCGTGTTTGTTTCCAATAACGAAGACTTACCTTACCCAGAAGGCATCGCCTGTGCTGCCGTCTTAGAAGCCGGTGAGTCGGGCCAGCACGGAGCCGCCGCGCGTTTGATTGCCGGTGGTCTACTCGGTGGCTTATTCAAAATTATCGCGGGCTTTTTGGGTCTGGTCACAGAAACGCTACAAGCGGCGACGGCGACCGGAGGCAGAATCTTTTACTTCGGCGGTGACCTATCACCGATGCTTGTCGCGGTTGGTTTCATCGTTCGGCTGAACGTTGCCGTACTGGTGTTTATCGGTGGGACGCTGGGTTGGCTAATCGGCATCCCGTTGCTTGGCGGTGCGAGCGAAACAGAGTCCGCGATCGACGGGGCATGGAGAATCTGGAGCAGCGAGGTTCGTTACGTCGGTGTCGGAGCGATGGTCGTCGGCGGACTCAGTTCGCTGATCGCCGTCCGCGCGGGTTTAAAAGCCGCCGTGACAGAATTGTGGTCCGGCTTCGGTGGAAAACAGGAGAAGAAACTGGCCGGTGACCAAGACCTCCCCGTCCCCATCATCGTTGGCCTAGCACTCGTCTGTACGGCGATGCTCGCCGTGATCAACTATCGTTTTACCGATTCGATGGGCGTCACCATATTGTCGACCGTTGTGATGCTTGCGATGGGATTCTTCTTCACCGCCGTTGCCAGTTACATCGTTGGCTTGGTCGGGAATTCCAACAGCCCCGTCTCGGGGATGACCATCACGGCAGTGCTGGTCGCCGGAGGAATGCTGTGGCTGTACGGTTCATCGGGGACCGAGGCGATGGTATCGACTCTAGGAATCGCCGCGATCGTTTGCTGCGTCGCTTGCACCAGTGGTGACGTCTGCAATGACCTCAAGACCGGTTCCATCGTCGGTGCGACACCGTTTCGGCAGCAGATGATGCAAATCGCAGGTGTATTCGTCGCCGCATTCGTAATGGCTCCGGTTTTGACTCTGCTTCACGAAAACACCGAAGGCGGGATTGGCGGCGAAAAGCTAGCCGCACCACAAGCGAGCCTATTCGCATCACTGGCCAAAGGGTTTTCTGGCGAAAGCGAATTGCCGTGGCACCTGATCGGCGTCGGTGCCGCGATCGGCGGTGTGATTTTGGTCATCGACGAAGTCATGAAGCGACGCTCCAATCACCGCGCCCACCTGATGCCGATCGCGGTCGGTATGTACTTGCCGTTCGGTTTGGCAACTCCGATCCTGATCGGCGGATTGATCGCCCACCTCGCCACGCGCGGACGTCCCAAAGATGAACACGACAAAATTTTACACCCTGGGATTTTGTTCGCTTCGGGTGTAATCGCCGGAGAGGCGCTTACGGCCGTCGGCTTGGCGGGGCTCGCAGCGATCGGAATCACGTCCTACGAACTCGGCTTACCCGCCGGAATGCAGCTGGCGTTCTCTCTGATCGTGGCTGCCCTGATCATCGGATCGTTCGTGTCCATGACGCGTTCATCGCTGCGTTCCGGCCAGTAA
- a CDS encoding 3-keto-disaccharide hydrolase, with amino-acid sequence MLLQRLKTTLATTLAVTLLSTVTSAEEVPIFDGKSINNWNVKPTENTDGHWKVEDGVIIAENINEKGSVLWTDREFTNYELELEYQTPSDYYDTGVMLRGDGHQVQIGISGSLKKDMTGCIYAPKDKRGSYPAQTDKIAKVHHVGQWNHLRIVLKDKRIQTFLNGEAFVDYTGIAINDKGPIGLQLHAGHHMLIRFRNLKLKEL; translated from the coding sequence ATGCTCTTGCAACGCCTGAAGACAACTTTGGCGACCACACTCGCCGTTACGCTATTGTCCACAGTGACATCGGCCGAAGAAGTTCCGATTTTCGATGGAAAGTCGATCAACAACTGGAACGTGAAGCCCACCGAAAACACCGACGGTCACTGGAAAGTCGAAGACGGCGTGATCATCGCCGAAAATATCAATGAGAAAGGATCTGTCCTTTGGACGGACCGCGAATTCACGAATTACGAATTGGAGTTGGAATACCAAACACCTTCGGATTACTACGACACCGGGGTGATGCTTCGAGGCGACGGCCACCAAGTTCAAATTGGAATCTCTGGTAGCTTGAAGAAAGACATGACCGGCTGTATCTACGCCCCAAAAGACAAACGCGGCAGCTACCCCGCACAAACGGACAAGATCGCCAAAGTTCATCATGTTGGGCAATGGAATCATCTGCGAATCGTGTTGAAAGACAAACGCATCCAGACGTTTCTCAACGGCGAAGCATTCGTCGACTACACCGGTATCGCCATCAACGATAAAGGACCGATCGGACTGCAACTTCACGCCGGTCATCACATGTTGATTCGTTTCCGTAACTTGAAGCTCAAAGAACTCTAA
- a CDS encoding sulfatase family protein, with the protein MTRYSLALAGLLLAFPFVGRVSKAAAQDDPTARLNLLLITVDDMSCDSVGAFGCELEGTTPNIDALAASGLRYHYAHVQVGNCFPSRNVMWSGRYPHNTGVEGFYQVRDASHPHLVDVMKQGGYYVAIRGKVSHSTPYQPYGWDDDLTILDGKQQDMKNPKSYYRSVRHGIASANKAGKPFCLNVNISDPHKPFYAMGKGGAVVDDANVPSRVFTPEEVPIPGFLFDHPDVRLELAHYYSSVRRADDCVGQIMKALSESGLESQTAILFLSDHGMPLPFAKTALWHHSTRTPLIVRVPEITKAGAVDRRHMVSAVDLLPTILDIAGLPQPGGFDGRSFAPTLSGKTQADRDMVYKVYNENSGSNRSPMRGVQSKRFGYLFNAWPDGKRVFKTATTGTLSYRAMVKLAPTDSEIAERLEFFRHGVREEFYDYENDPDALVNLIDDPRYQEEIAEHRVAMQNYIESTGDHFLQAYSNRTNDQLVSDYVDRKQAEATARRAKRNATQNPKQDRSLFKLKVPARATAGEDYVVTVNHTLPEKLGEQSFHVTLKDGQGKRIERIVRQASGVGQLKVTFKIPESMAGKSISIATFVGKEYSQNLLHLTRGKVDVDE; encoded by the coding sequence ATGACTCGATACTCGCTTGCACTCGCTGGGCTCTTACTCGCGTTTCCTTTCGTCGGCCGCGTTTCGAAAGCGGCCGCGCAGGATGATCCAACGGCACGTCTAAATTTGTTGCTGATCACCGTCGACGACATGAGTTGTGATTCGGTAGGTGCATTCGGGTGCGAACTGGAGGGCACCACGCCGAACATTGATGCCTTAGCGGCAAGCGGGCTGCGCTATCACTACGCCCACGTCCAAGTCGGTAATTGCTTTCCTTCGCGCAACGTGATGTGGTCGGGGCGCTACCCACACAACACCGGGGTCGAAGGTTTTTATCAAGTCCGTGATGCGTCACACCCACACTTGGTCGACGTGATGAAACAAGGCGGCTACTACGTCGCCATCCGAGGAAAAGTTTCTCACTCGACCCCGTATCAACCGTACGGATGGGACGATGACTTGACGATTCTGGACGGCAAACAACAGGACATGAAAAACCCAAAGTCCTATTACCGTTCGGTACGTCACGGCATCGCATCGGCGAACAAAGCGGGCAAACCATTCTGCTTGAATGTCAACATTTCAGACCCGCACAAACCGTTTTATGCGATGGGAAAAGGCGGCGCCGTCGTCGATGATGCAAACGTTCCGTCACGCGTTTTTACTCCCGAAGAGGTCCCCATTCCGGGCTTCCTGTTCGATCATCCAGACGTAAGACTGGAACTGGCCCACTATTATTCGTCGGTGCGTCGTGCCGACGATTGCGTCGGCCAAATCATGAAAGCTCTCTCCGAATCTGGATTAGAAAGTCAGACGGCAATATTATTTTTATCCGATCACGGAATGCCGCTGCCTTTCGCAAAAACTGCGCTTTGGCATCACAGCACTCGAACCCCGCTGATCGTTCGCGTGCCTGAGATCACCAAAGCCGGTGCGGTCGATCGCCGGCATATGGTATCCGCAGTCGATTTGCTGCCAACGATTCTAGACATCGCGGGACTGCCGCAACCGGGCGGTTTCGACGGTCGTAGTTTCGCGCCAACGCTGAGCGGAAAAACGCAAGCCGATCGCGACATGGTCTACAAAGTCTACAACGAAAACTCGGGATCAAACCGAAGCCCCATGCGTGGCGTCCAATCCAAACGTTTCGGATATTTGTTCAATGCTTGGCCCGACGGCAAACGCGTCTTCAAGACCGCCACCACGGGAACACTTTCCTATCGAGCGATGGTCAAACTTGCGCCCACCGATTCGGAGATTGCCGAGCGTCTTGAATTTTTCCGCCACGGTGTGCGGGAAGAATTCTATGACTACGAAAACGACCCGGACGCATTGGTCAACCTGATCGACGATCCCCGCTACCAAGAGGAAATCGCCGAACACCGGGTTGCCATGCAAAACTACATCGAATCGACCGGCGACCACTTCTTGCAAGCCTATTCCAATCGGACCAACGACCAACTCGTCAGCGATTACGTCGACCGAAAACAAGCCGAAGCGACCGCCCGTCGTGCGAAACGAAATGCCACACAAAATCCGAAACAAGACCGCTCGCTCTTCAAACTGAAGGTGCCCGCACGCGCAACAGCGGGCGAGGACTACGTTGTGACTGTCAATCACACGCTTCCCGAAAAACTCGGCGAGCAATCATTCCATGTCACTCTGAAAGACGGGCAAGGAAAACGAATCGAGAGAATCGTTCGGCAAGCATCGGGAGTCGGCCAGCTGAAGGTGACTTTCAAAATACCAGAATCAATGGCCGGTAAATCGATCTCGATTGCTACGTTTGTCGGAAAAGAATACTCCCAGAATCTGCTGCATCTGACTCGGGGCAAGGTCGACGTCGACGAATGA
- a CDS encoding DUF389 domain-containing protein, producing MSVTILIHSEEHVRNAAEWGTVFAESLDAPIQPIAVGNDCEVLRRHAESILDAKFKRQNQGSTKVLALEQDLDQILDCCSEIGSRVLVILHADQHESWQKQLFEKSTFPVVWLCPAAAPPVDESHLVGGFEANVKETNRLSMRLLGMRPSTWASHSLPPIDLELAQRIDLVRRAFDRQGSHPETLVLVPIESIDRSDVVYRTGQLLLDHDFGTSVLLVRDGQSIVPNLVTRFRRWTDSITPPLTRSQRLALQEDLESGSNPSWEFLGLISASSTLAAFGLLQNSAAVIIGAMLIAPLMTPIMGAGQAITLGNRPLFKTAFCAIGLGFVGALCSSILFGAFVLLFDRPDLSPEKATEMWARCNPSPIDFCVGLVGGMAAAYARTRSHLSSALAGAAIAAALVPPISTAGLQLVFGIWAPISEGRPVIGPLLVVFINVLTIMIGSSFVLWLRGMRVRSQKDRRRQDRWESRAIVVLILVILLVLVAVLNAKLPS from the coding sequence ATGAGTGTCACGATCCTGATTCACTCCGAAGAGCACGTCCGAAATGCTGCGGAGTGGGGAACCGTTTTTGCCGAATCACTTGATGCCCCGATTCAGCCGATCGCCGTTGGCAATGACTGCGAAGTCCTGCGCCGGCACGCAGAGTCGATTTTGGACGCTAAGTTCAAACGTCAAAATCAGGGTTCAACCAAAGTGCTCGCCTTGGAGCAGGACCTTGACCAAATCCTAGATTGTTGCTCCGAAATCGGGTCACGTGTCCTAGTCATTCTGCATGCCGACCAGCACGAATCGTGGCAGAAGCAACTGTTTGAGAAATCGACATTCCCGGTGGTGTGGCTTTGTCCCGCGGCCGCACCTCCGGTGGACGAATCTCACCTCGTTGGCGGTTTCGAAGCGAATGTCAAAGAAACCAATCGCTTGAGCATGCGGTTGTTGGGCATGCGTCCTTCGACCTGGGCGTCTCACTCGCTACCGCCGATTGATTTGGAATTAGCCCAACGGATAGATTTGGTCCGACGAGCATTCGATCGACAGGGAAGTCACCCCGAGACTTTGGTCCTCGTTCCGATCGAATCGATTGACCGAAGCGATGTGGTCTATCGTACCGGCCAATTGCTTCTCGATCATGACTTTGGGACATCCGTCTTACTTGTCCGTGATGGCCAATCCATCGTTCCCAATCTAGTCACCCGCTTCCGTCGCTGGACCGATTCGATCACGCCACCACTGACCCGCTCCCAGCGGCTGGCACTTCAGGAAGACCTCGAATCGGGATCGAACCCGAGCTGGGAATTTTTGGGACTGATCAGTGCGTCGAGCACCTTGGCCGCATTCGGATTGCTACAAAACAGCGCGGCAGTGATCATCGGCGCGATGCTGATCGCCCCTTTAATGACACCGATTATGGGGGCCGGCCAAGCGATCACGCTAGGAAACAGACCACTTTTTAAGACCGCGTTTTGTGCCATCGGCCTCGGGTTTGTTGGCGCTTTGTGTTCGAGCATCCTGTTCGGTGCGTTCGTTTTGCTTTTTGACCGTCCCGACCTAAGTCCGGAAAAGGCAACCGAAATGTGGGCCCGGTGCAATCCGTCACCGATCGATTTTTGCGTCGGATTGGTCGGCGGAATGGCCGCCGCTTATGCACGGACGCGTAGCCACCTTTCGTCCGCTTTGGCGGGGGCGGCGATCGCAGCCGCGCTTGTTCCGCCGATTTCAACCGCCGGTTTGCAACTCGTGTTTGGAATCTGGGCGCCGATCTCGGAAGGCCGCCCCGTGATAGGTCCGCTATTGGTCGTATTCATCAACGTACTGACGATCATGATCGGATCCTCGTTTGTGCTTTGGCTTCGCGGCATGCGCGTCCGATCACAAAAGGATCGCCGCCGCCAAGATCGTTGGGAATCACGAGCGATCGTCGTCCTGATTCTCGTGATCTTGCTCGTATTAGTCGCGGTCCTAAATGCCAAGCTACCGTCCTGA